Within Montipora foliosa isolate CH-2021 chromosome 3, ASM3666993v2, whole genome shotgun sequence, the genomic segment ACCTTTTAATATCATCAATACTTTGAGTAAACTAACCCGCTATCAGCACCACCACCGCTTTCTTTTACGTTGTCAGCAATTAACTCCATTCCGAAAGGACTAAAGTTAAAGTTCAACTTGGCTTTAGGCACCAGTAACGATCAGCTTCGAGCACGTTGTGAGTATCTTTTACAGCAGGCGTCTAAGAACATTCTGTACGAGCTCGTAGAATACACTCTAAGATCCAGTGCAGAACTACAAAGAGAACTCAACACTAAACGCAGAAACCTTTTCGATCAGTTTGACCATGAAGATGCTACCGTTTGCTGGGTTCGAGCAAAGAGTACTGTCAATTCACTCAACAGAGATTTAAACCTGAGGTATAGAAACAAAGTCAAGAACTTGATTCCGCTGCAACGAGAGGCTCCTAGTGATGTTCGTCCGAAGTCTAAAACGACCAGAAGATTCTCCAAACAGGTCAGAAAAGCTAGGAAAGaacgtttttttaaaactttagaGAGGCGTAGGCAGGAATTTGATGTAAATAGTCTACAGTTTCATCCTATTAATCTATCATCGCGGGATCTTTCTGATGACCAAAAATCCTTACTTAGCAAGGGTCCATCTTTTTGCGCAGTCCTTCGCGACATGAAAATAGGTTAAGGGCAGCTGTATTTTTTCATAGAGATGATGTTAACAACAATCCTAGCACTAGTCCTCATCAGCCTGTCTTTCCCACCGTTAAGAAGGTTTCCAGCTAGAAGGCCCCCGTGTTAGGGTTAGGTCCCTGAGCTTGAACTCTTTTTGGATTCTGTTAGAACGGAATTGATCGACCCAAGGAATGTCCGTTTTATTCATGACTATCTTTCCGTTGGTGAGAGACAGGCTCTGGTTACACTTAAGCAGGCTGATAATGTCGCCATTCAAATTCAAGACAAAGGGTCCAAATTTGTTGTTATTGATAAGAGTGATTATGACTCCAAAATGAAAGAACAGTTAGAGAATCCACTCCATTATCAAAAGCTTGAGCATGATCCAAGTGCTGATTATGTAGAGGTCATCAAACAATGGAGTAAAAAGTGGCTTGAGAAGGGCCAAATTAATGAAGAAATAGCTAGTTGGGTAATTAACGGCAGTGCCAAACCTAGAAAGGCTTTTGGAACCATCAAAACCCGCAAAGAGGGGAATCCCCTTCGGCTTAATACATCGTGCTGCGGCACTGCCATTGAAAACCTTTCGGCCTTTTCAGAATTTTATCTCAAGCCTCTAGCCCAGAATCTGCCATCGTTTGTTAAGGATACCACACATTTTCTCCAGAAAAACGAGGAACTCAACAAAATGGGCCCCTTTTCTGAGGATAGTCTTTTAGTTTCCTGGGATGTTGTTGCCATGTTTCCTAATATTGACAACAACTCAGGAATTAACGCTGTTATAGAAGCATTAGAGGCTAGACCAGCGAGATATCCATCCACCGATTGCATAGTTGAGGCCGTACAAATTTGTCTTAAGCATAATATTTCGTTTTTTGAAGCTGACAACTTTCTTCAGAATCATGGTACAGCCATGGGCCACAAGAATGCTTGCAGTTACGCTGATCTTGCCATGGGAATTATTGATAGGAGAGCCAGATCAGGGGAAATTAAACCCAACCTGTGGTGGAGATACAGGGACGATATTTTTGATCTATGGACACAAGAGCCAGTCAAACTCAATGAGTTTACGGAATTTATCAATTCTTTGTACCCCACCATTAAATTTACTTTAGTTTCATCGCCCATTTCACTCAACGTATTAGATCTTACTCTTAATCTGGTGAACGGTTTCATCCAGACTGATATCTACTCCAAACCTACGGATAACCATATTTATTTGCTACGGAATAGCGCACATCCTGCTCATGTCACCAGAGCCATTCCTTATGGAGTAGCTACCAGGATTTGAAGGAATTGTTCTACCGATGAGACGTTTAGTAAACGCTCTGCCGAATATCAGAGTTATTTATATAACCGGGGCTACAACCCTGGTTTGGTTTCACAACAGTTTGAGAAAGCCCAGTCCATTCCCAGAGAAACGTTGCTTCAACCTCGCCCCAAAGACTCCAAACAAATTTTTCCACTTGTTCTTGATTTTAATCCCCGATTACCCAGCATTGGAAAAATTATTAGGAAACACAAGCACTTAATTTATAATTCACCATCTCTTAGAAATATCTTTCCGATAGGGTCCATCATTCCTGCCTTTCGTAGAActaaaaacatcaaagaaatcCTTAGCAGTAAGCTTCGTGAGCAACATCGCGCGCCCGATAACCAGCGAGGTTGCTTTAAATGCACAGCCAAATGtgatttatgtaaaaaaattttaaaggaaagcaattgttttactagtactagtactagcaGGACTTATCCTATTACTCAGATTCTCAGTTGTAAatctaaaaatgtcatttacttggtcacgtgcaagaaatgtaatgtgcaatatgttggttccactagcaatga encodes:
- the LOC137995371 gene encoding uncharacterized protein; translated protein: MNMYSSSKMQVSDTKEYQDFLQMFTGKTKTRETIQNEDDTAITEQDGNKGNLKCATEKAKHQSKNHRTAAINSIPKGLKLKFNLALGTSNDQLRARCEYLLQQASKNILYELVEYTLRSSAELQRELNTKRRNLFDQFDHEDATVCWVRAKSTVNSLNRDLNLRTELIDPRNVRFIHDYLSVGERQALVTLKQADNVAIQIQDKGSKFVVIDKSDYDSKMKEQLENPLHYQKLEHDPSADYVEVIKQWSKKWLEKGQINEEIASWVINGSAKPRKAFGTIKTRKEGNPLRLNTSCCGTAIENLSAFSEFYLKPLAQNLPSFVKDTTHFLQKNEELNKMGPFSEDSLLVSWDVVAMFPNIDNNSGINAVIEALEARPARYPSTDCIVEAVQICLKHNISFFEADNFLQNHGTAMGHKNACSYADLAMGIIDRRARSGEIKPNLWWRYRDDIFDLWTQEPVKLNEFTEFINSLYPTIKFTLVSSPISLNVLDLTLNLVNGFIQTDIYSKPTDNHIYLLRNSAHPAHVTRAIPYGVATRI